The Saccharomyces paradoxus chromosome XV, complete sequence DNA window CAGATCCAAAAGGTCGTCGTATTTGctttttgtttcctttttttcagctaGCGGTGAAAAGGCCTTTGAATAGTTCTCCTTTGGAAGCCCTCCAAAGGTAAATGTGGAACTCAAAACCATTAAGACAGATGGGATCTTTTGTCTCAGTCTCAATTCTAGCCAAACCTTTAGATTATCGACCAAGTCCTCCTTGGACACACCGTACGCCTTCATACCACGAGATACACAAGCCTGATACAACTCTTCCTGCGATAAACTTTCAACGCCTTCGTAGTCGATAGTTTTGTCGTCGTTCATTATATCCTTTAGTTTGGAACGAATTTGGTAACGAAGCATGTTATCGTTACCAAATGGCCTTAATGACATAAACTTCGACATTGCCGCCAATTGAGGTCTTGACAAGTTATCCAAAACGGTATCATTTTTAAACATTTGCGCAATGGCGCTAATTTCATCGTGTTGGAAAGTCATAATCTTACCTTCTTTGGCAGAGTAAAGTTTCcggaaaaaatttaaaaacttttgcTTCTTCTCTGCATTTTCGATGGTGTTATAAGTAATTAAATTGGattcttccaaagtttCATGCAAGAACTCGGATGTCTTTTTTCTGATCTCGATCAGCTTATTTCTCTTGGCCTGCTTATCCTTGCCGGATTCGTAAGTGGAGGGCAGCAAATTAGGGAAGAGTTTCAAAGCGAAGGGCAAAAATAATTCGGCAAATGGGATGATAAGGAACGCTGAAAAGGGAATCAATCTAAACACATCCCCCATTGTTCTCCTCAACTGGTTCCTCTCTCTTCTAGATAATTCGTAACCTTGAGCAAATTTGATTAAAAGCTTAGTAGAGACTTTGAGTTCGTAACCCAAAAGCTTCGTCCCATTAACATAATGTTTCAAGGCATGCTTCACTTTGACCATAAGCGTTTCCTTGGGCTTGGCAGGAGCATCGGTGGATGTCGAAGTCACGGGCTTTGCAACGCTCTTAGTCTTATCGGTGGAGTAAAATCTCAAAGATAAAGGATAGTAGGGCTGTAGTTCTTGCGCCTTCAGAGGCCAATGGCACGAGGGAGTAGTGGAAGTTATTAATCTGGGGCCTTGATTTTTGACAAGGTACAAGCTTGCTTGACGTCTTGTCACGCATGACGCTCTCGATGCAAAATTCAACATTGTATGTTATCTATAGTGGTAAAGATAGCGTATGTTATGCGCAGGCTTGAGTAAGCTGCGCTGCTCATGTTCATCACTGTGGCAATGACTGATCCATTTATTTGGAGATGATTCAAcgaataatttttcaccgCGGGATTATCGCCCAAGACGGGGTCGTTTGAGGGTAATACCGTGGCTAGCTTTATGGCCAGTAAAATTAGTGGCAGTTATGTAATTAGGTATAATCTACCGTATGTGCgtgtatgtatatatgtcGGTTGTCAATGCTTTTTGTAACCGTTTAAAGGAACTTGGTTGCGGCCCTGGCGCCCGTGGCAGGGCTTGAAATCTCTTTTAGTGCTGCTATTTTGCGCGACTCTGGGTACACCTTATACCCCTTGTTTCTATGGTTAAACCAATTGAATCTCCAGCAGAGTTCGTGAGCAAATAGCTCGCCAAAGCCGAGCATCATACCGTTAAAGAAAGGTAGGAGTAGGTTGATGGAGCACGATCCCACAAAGGACACCAAACTTTGAACTAGTGGGCTCTCATCGGAACTCGGTGTGTTATGTACCTCCATACAGCCTTTGTCCTGTGATTCGTCATCTGATACACTCTCCCAGAATCCCACAGCCTCTGTCATTTTTCCGTCCTATTGTGGTTTTGTAAGAAGGGAGGTGGTATTTCTAATATTGTAGTGGTGTTCCATTGTTCAAATGTATGACTGGCTCTTATGGCGCGAAAAT harbors:
- the MIM1 gene encoding Mim1p (Mitochondrial protein required for outer membrane protein import~similar to YOL026C) gives rise to the protein MTEAVGFWESVSDDESQDKGCMEVHNTPSSDESPLVQSLVSFVGSCSINLLLPFFNGMMLGFGELFAHELCWRFNWFNHRNKGYKVYPESRKIAALKEISSPATGARAATKFL
- the MDM38 gene encoding ribosome-binding protein MDM38 (Mitochondrial protein~similar to YOL027C) translates to MLNFASRASCVTRRQASLYLVKNQGPRLITSTTPSCHWPLKAQELQPYYPLSLRFYSTDKTKSVAKPVTSTSTDAPAKPKETLMVKVKHALKHYVNGTKLLGYELKVSTKLLIKFAQGYELSRRERNQLRRTMGDVFRLIPFSAFLIIPFAELFLPFALKLFPNLLPSTYESGKDKQAKRNKLIEIRKKTSEFLHETLEESNLITYNTIENAEKKQKFLNFFRKLYSAKEGKIMTFQHDEISAIAQMFKNDTVLDNLSRPQLAAMSKFMSLRPFGNDNMLRYQIRSKLKDIMNDDKTIDYEGVESLSQEELYQACVSRGMKAYGVSKEDLVDNLKVWLELRLRQKIPSVLMVLSSTFTFGGLPKENYSKAFSPLAEKKETKSKYDDLLDLYYDGILQVLSSIPDPVYNVAKLDVSESKSSAAETEAEKQAAEKKVKTDEKPEETAIPKGEAAAKDSVVATTASVVTPKLVVVNESAEAAKTETKLQETEKAEAAESKEAAEAEEKKTSDDNEFKLNVLKEQEELIKKEEEEAKQRASREHVSDDINLDEEEEAKSVPPIPADQAAKTSVIKKN